The proteins below are encoded in one region of Rhododendron vialii isolate Sample 1 chromosome 7a, ASM3025357v1:
- the LOC131332931 gene encoding protein FAR1-RELATED SEQUENCE 5-like, with amino-acid sequence MAWREQLKREERLEYWGKKWVETWAVSNLGKEMAMEYDQQEESIMQPPTVHQPSMLCESSANSSQGLYTPQVKNDLIPKINQEFDNLEKAKVFYNRYAKEGGFSTRSHSSRKSTADVNVIVRKEFCCFKQGLKVQKSTPNKRRRGITRENCRAKLAVVRKGEKYVVSQFFEGHNHPLASLRRAHLLPSHRKVSAAKKALIEQLSAANVPTCQQMTIFELESGGLENVGCSQQDLYNYKRDKKMTVNGHDADMLYEYFQSEKAKNDGFTFTIEKDNEDRMTHCFWADATARKSYQYFGDVVVFDTTYNTNRYSMIFAPILGVNHHRQTTLFGCAFLCDETVETFEWLLKEWLKVMPAGPPKMIITDQDLAMAKAISIVLPNTLHRYCMWHITNKFSERISALAYK; translated from the exons CTATGGAATACGATCAACAAGAAGAAAGCATTATGCAACCACCGACCGTCCACCAACCAAG TATGCTGTGTGAATCATCTGCAAATTCTTCACAAGGACTTTACACTCCTCAGGTTAAGAATGACCTTATACCGAAAATTAACCAAGAGTTTGACAATTTAGAGAAAGCTAAGGTATTTTACAACCGTTATGCTAAAGAAGGTGGTTTTAGTACCCGATCACATTCTAGTAGAAAGAGTACAGCCGATGTAAATGTAATCGTTAGGAAGGAGTTTTGTTGTTTCAAACAAGGGTTGAAGGTTCAAAAAAGTACTCCAAACAAACGGCGTCGAGGGATAACTAGAGAGAATTGTCGTGCAAAATTGGCCGTTGTGAGGAAGGGTGAAAAATATGTTGTGTCCCAATTTTTCGAAGGTCATAATCACCCACTTGCGTCTCTGAGGAGGGCACATTTGCTTCCATCCCATCGTAAGGTGTCAGCTGCCAAAAAAGCTTTAATAGAACAACTGTCAGCAGCAAATGTGCCAACTTGTCAACAAATGACTATATTTGAGTTGGAATCGGGAGGTCTTGAAAATGTTGGTTGCTCACAACAAGATTTGTATAATTATAAAAGGGATAAGAAGATGACGGTCAACGGACATGACGCCGATATGCTGTACGAGTATTTTCAATCTGAAAAAGCAAAGAATGACGGTTTTACTTTTACAATTGAGAAAGATAATGAGGATAGGATGACACATTGTTTTTGGGCGGATGCAACCGCTAGAAAGTCGTACCAATATTTTGGGGACGTCGTGGTGTTTGATACTACGTATAACACAAACCGTTATTCTATGATTTTCGCACCTATTTTAGGGGTTAATCACCATAGACAGACTACTCTTTTTGGATGTGCCTTCTTATGCGATGAAACAGTCGAGACTTTTGAATGGCTTTTGAAGGAATGGTTGAAAGTAATGCCCGCAGGCCCTcccaaaatgatcataactgatCAGGATCTTGCAATGGCAAAAGCAATTAGTATTGTTCTTCCGAATACGCTTCACAGGTATTGCATGTGGCACATTACGAATAAGTTTTCCGAACGAATAAGTGCATTGGCCTACAAATAA
- the LOC131333176 gene encoding protein FAR1-RELATED SEQUENCE 12-like — protein sequence MTTSQRAEITHSFFKRYVSTENSLLDFVTRFERALARIRHNELDKDHKDVNERPNLKTMYPMESTMSELYTIEIFYMFQDELFQNTAYKVMATNEDEHRVVYAIHRIKGSGSRVREIVVDKSSNHVRCSCKIFECAGIPCRHILAYFSRMQIEDLPNEYILGRWTKSAKAMRVKDDLGSGMKEICDTSLLERRNRLFQLATSLIDEAVVIEDGTQFVEELLSSGQKKLCDMKKVSEHGEGSAIQVPISRDHGLKEPLQVRAKGCGKRLKGGKEKAAKKTRRCHGCGLTGQSHDKRNCPKLLSTSSQNARLNDEDEDEDDDDNDGIDNADPDD from the exons ATGACTACTAGTCAAAGAGCCGAAATTACCCATTCCTTCTTCAAGAGGTATGTGTCTACGGAAAATTCATTGTTGGACTTTGTGACGCGGTTTGAGAGGGCACTTGCACGTATACGGCATAATGAGTTGGATAAGGATCATAAAGACGTCAATGAGAGGCCAAATTTAAAAACTATGTACCCCATGGAGTCGACAATGAGTGAATTATACACAATTGAGATATTCTACATGTTTCAAGATGAGCTCTTTCAAAATACTGCTTATAAGGTGATGGCAACAAATGAGGATGAACATCGGGTTGTGTACGCCATTCATAGGATAAAGGGGAGTGGTTCGAGGGTTCGTGAGATTGTGGTAGATAAGTCGTCAAACCATGTCCGTTGTAGTTGTAAGATATTTGAGTGTGCCGGAATTCCTTGTCGGCACATATTGGCTTACTTTTCTAGAATGCAAATAGAAGATTTGCCTAATGAATACATATTGGGGAGGTGGACAAAATCTGCAAAGGCTATGCGAGTTAAAGATGACTTGGGTTCGGGCATGAAAGAAATATGTGACACGTCTTTGTTAGAGCGGCGAAATAGACTCTTTCAACTTGCTACTTCTTTAATTGATGAGGCCGTAGTAATTGAGGATGGAACACAATTTGTGGAAGAACTTTTGAGTTCGGGTCAAAAAAAGCTTTGTGACATGAAAAAAGTAAGTGAACATGGTGAAGGGAGTGCTATCCAAGTGCCAATTAGTCGTGACCATGGTTTGAAAGAACCGCTTCAAGTGAGGGCAAAGGGTTGTGGTAAACGACTCAAGGGAGGGAAAGAGAAGGCTGCCAAGAAGACTAGGCGTTGTCACGGTTGTGGGTTAACAGGGCAATCGCATGACAAAAGGAATTGTCCAAAACTTCTCAGCAC CTCTTCGCAAAATGCTAGGTTGAATGACGAAGACGAAGACGAAGACGACGACGACAACGACGGCATTGACAATGCTGATCCCGATGATT GA
- the LOC131332258 gene encoding probable histone H2A.5, which produces MVDAVVSETLKAAGGGGRTGGGGERKKKKVSKSVKACLQFPVARIARYLKKGRYAKRIGVGAPIYLAAVLEYLAAEVLELSGNAARDNKKNRINPRHLLLAVRNDDELAELLQGVTIASGGVLPNINPVLLPKKSSTAATDSDKASRPKN; this is translated from the exons atggtgGATGCAGTAGTTTCGGAGACGTTGAAGGCGGCGGGCGGAGGAGGAAGGACAGGCGGCggaggagagaggaagaagaagaaggtgtcAAAGTCGGTGAAGGCTTGCCTTCAATTCCCCGTGGCTCGGATCGCTCGGTATCTCAAGAAAGGACGGTATGCCAAGCGCATTGGCGTCGGTGCTCCGATCTATCTCGCCGCCGTTCTCGAGTACCTGGCCGCAGAG GTGTTGGAGTTGTCGGGGAACGCAGCGCGGGACAACAAGAAGAACAGGATAAACCCTAGGCATCTGTTGTTGGCGGTGAGGAACGATGATGAATTGGCTGAACTGCTCCAAGGGGTGACCATTGCGAGTGGTGGTGTACTCCCCAATATAAACCCGGTTCTTTTGCCTAAGAAATCTTCAACCGCTGCTACTGACTCGGACAAGGCCTCTCGGCCAAAGAATTAG